A genome region from Vibrio tapetis subsp. tapetis includes the following:
- the pfaD gene encoding eicosapentaenoate synthase subunit PfaD — protein MTNQTILNNEKLSPWPWQVEDSTTSYQQDDMAAALKDLSRGCYLINHPEKGLGISQQATITAGDTASSNTSHPVSAFAPALGTQSLGDDEFRRCHGVKYAYYAGAMANGISSEELVIALGEAGILCSFGAAGLIPSRVEQAINRIQAALPNGPYAFNLIHSPSEPALERGSVELFLKHKVRTVEASAFLGLTAQIVQYRAAGLSRDAQGEIQIGNKVIAKVSRTEVASKFMQPAPAKMLQALVDEGRITAEQMELAQLVPMADDITAEADSGGHTDNRPLVTLLPTILALKDEIQAEYQYKTPLRVGCGGGVGTPDAALATFNMGAAYIVTGSVNQACVEAGASEHTRKLLATTEMADVTMAPAADMFEMGVKLQVVKRGTLFPMRANKLYDIYMRYDSIEAIPADEREKLEKQVFRSTLADIWAGTVAHFNERDPKQIERAEGNPKRKMALIFRWYLGLSSRWSNTGEAGREMDYQIWAGPALGAFNQWAKGSYLDDYQHRNAVDVAKHLVHGAAYLARVNLLESQGIKLPLSMARWTPAKRMA, from the coding sequence ATGACGAACCAAACGATATTGAATAACGAAAAGCTTTCTCCATGGCCATGGCAAGTAGAGGACAGCACAACAAGTTACCAACAAGACGACATGGCAGCAGCACTAAAAGACTTAAGCCGTGGTTGTTACCTAATTAACCACCCAGAAAAAGGCTTAGGCATTAGCCAACAAGCAACGATTACCGCAGGCGACACGGCCAGCAGTAACACTAGCCACCCGGTTAGCGCATTTGCTCCTGCATTGGGTACACAAAGCTTGGGCGACGATGAATTTCGTCGCTGCCATGGCGTAAAATACGCCTACTATGCTGGCGCAATGGCAAATGGCATCTCTTCTGAAGAGTTGGTTATCGCATTGGGTGAAGCTGGCATTCTTTGCTCGTTTGGCGCGGCGGGTTTAATTCCATCTCGCGTAGAACAAGCCATTAACCGCATTCAAGCGGCGCTACCCAATGGCCCTTACGCGTTTAACTTGATCCACAGCCCAAGCGAACCTGCACTTGAGCGTGGCAGTGTTGAGTTGTTTCTAAAGCACAAAGTTCGCACGGTTGAAGCCTCTGCTTTCCTTGGTCTTACTGCTCAAATCGTCCAATACCGTGCTGCTGGCTTAAGCCGTGACGCACAAGGTGAGATTCAGATTGGCAATAAAGTCATTGCTAAGGTGAGCCGTACAGAAGTGGCAAGCAAGTTCATGCAACCTGCTCCAGCTAAAATGCTACAAGCTTTAGTTGATGAAGGCCGTATCACCGCTGAGCAAATGGAACTAGCGCAATTGGTTCCAATGGCAGATGACATCACAGCAGAAGCAGACTCAGGCGGTCATACCGATAACCGTCCACTGGTTACGCTATTACCGACTATTTTGGCACTGAAAGACGAAATTCAAGCCGAGTACCAATACAAAACGCCACTCCGTGTTGGTTGCGGTGGCGGCGTTGGCACACCTGATGCCGCGCTTGCTACATTCAATATGGGCGCCGCATACATTGTTACCGGTTCTGTTAACCAAGCATGTGTTGAAGCGGGCGCAAGTGAGCATACCCGTAAGCTACTGGCGACAACGGAAATGGCTGACGTAACGATGGCACCAGCAGCAGACATGTTCGAAATGGGCGTAAAACTGCAAGTGGTTAAGCGCGGTACATTATTCCCAATGCGTGCTAACAAGCTGTACGATATTTACATGCGTTACGACTCTATCGAAGCAATTCCTGCAGATGAGCGCGAGAAGTTAGAAAAACAAGTGTTCCGCTCTACCCTCGCTGATATTTGGGCAGGGACTGTCGCGCACTTCAACGAGCGTGATCCTAAGCAAATCGAACGTGCAGAAGGCAACCCTAAACGTAAAATGGCATTGATTTTCCGTTGGTACTTGGGGTTATCTAGCCGTTGGTCTAACACTGGCGAAGCTGGCCGTGAAATGGACTACCAAATTTGGGCAGGCCCAGCACTTGGCGCATTCAACCAATGGGCAAAAGGCAGCTACCTAGATGATTACCAACACCGTAACGCGGTAGATGTTGCAAAGCATCTGGTTCATGGCGCAGCGTACTTGGCTCGTGTGAACTTGCTAGAGTCGCAAGGCATTAAACTGCCTTTGAGCATGGCTCGCTGGACGCCTGCGAAGAGAATGGCTTGA
- a CDS encoding glutathione S-transferase N-terminal domain-containing protein gives MKLYLNDTSPFSRAVLATAYLCEAPLELEWVDPWQTPQALVTINPFSTIPVLETNEGVALTESLTICEFLMQNYPTKNLTITNAKHSKRMSLLGVSKTLMEVAFRCAALSRFEAEQNVLSVRGKEGIQRAVRSLIEQLNVTDDLFQPDFSTLYLHIALDYVLFRHASLFSAREVDILSTALQSSPFKDTLAKLSLDLLSSKPSWKDLNQ, from the coding sequence ATGAAACTTTATTTAAATGATACCTCACCATTTTCAAGAGCCGTGCTGGCAACTGCCTATCTATGCGAGGCACCACTAGAGCTCGAATGGGTAGACCCGTGGCAGACTCCTCAAGCATTGGTCACTATCAATCCATTTAGTACGATCCCAGTTCTAGAAACCAATGAGGGTGTCGCGCTAACAGAGAGTTTAACGATCTGCGAATTCCTTATGCAGAATTACCCAACAAAAAACCTTACAATCACAAACGCTAAGCATAGTAAACGCATGTCATTATTAGGCGTGAGTAAAACGCTAATGGAAGTGGCATTTCGCTGTGCGGCATTGAGCCGTTTTGAAGCTGAGCAAAATGTTCTGTCTGTTAGAGGAAAAGAAGGGATTCAAAGAGCTGTTCGGTCACTTATCGAACAATTGAATGTCACTGATGATTTATTTCAGCCTGATTTCTCGACATTATACTTACACATTGCGTTAGATTACGTTCTGTTTAGACACGCTAGCCTGTTCTCCGCACGAGAGGTCGACATCCTCAGCACCGCTTTACAAAGCTCCCCTTTCAAAGACACACTGGCAAAGTTAAGCCTAGACTTGCTTTCCAGTAAACCCAGTTGGAAAGACCTTAACCAATAG
- a CDS encoding YbfB/YjiJ family MFS transporter has product MQQTKLFNQATFAGLAATLVGNGIGRFAYIALMPVLIQNGWFSSEDASILGAATLIGYIFGAPASSFLRRYCSTGTLIRISLLLSSLSYLGCAIKSAPFEWFLTLRTIAGVSGAILMVLAPPMIASLHPQEMKARISGVVFSGIGLGAMISGTLIPLLIYRSVESAWLGMGAIAFLATVLTWNAWGLEPKPTHYTNSPSTFSDLSKCERVSIRFVLLAYTFSAIGYLPHTLFWVDYIVRELGMTLTSGGFYWAVFGIGAAVGPIVTGILGDRFGLKKALVAAFSCKAIGVALPLLSTNEIALFASSLLVGMFTPGTVTLVSTYTLEIVGTQLHTKSWGAMTMAFAVSQGVVGFAMAHYAPQLATYSVLFMISASALVLSIACILFTSTKQPTLDTTQTSF; this is encoded by the coding sequence ATGCAGCAAACTAAACTATTCAACCAAGCGACTTTCGCTGGGCTTGCAGCAACGTTAGTCGGGAATGGTATTGGTCGCTTTGCCTATATAGCATTGATGCCAGTTCTCATACAAAACGGATGGTTCTCAAGCGAAGATGCTTCAATTCTTGGGGCTGCGACGCTCATTGGTTATATATTTGGTGCACCTGCTTCAAGCTTTTTACGGAGATATTGTTCAACAGGAACACTCATACGCATCTCCCTGTTATTGAGCAGCCTTAGTTATCTTGGTTGTGCTATAAAATCGGCCCCTTTTGAATGGTTTCTAACACTGAGAACCATTGCAGGAGTATCGGGTGCCATTCTCATGGTGCTCGCTCCACCAATGATCGCGAGTCTTCACCCACAAGAGATGAAGGCAAGAATTAGTGGCGTCGTATTTTCAGGAATCGGTCTTGGTGCCATGATCTCAGGAACACTCATACCTCTACTTATCTATCGAAGTGTCGAAAGCGCATGGTTAGGTATGGGAGCGATCGCTTTTCTGGCGACCGTCCTCACATGGAACGCATGGGGTCTTGAGCCTAAACCGACTCATTACACTAACAGCCCTTCTACGTTTAGCGACCTATCTAAGTGTGAACGAGTCAGTATTCGTTTTGTGCTTTTAGCCTATACATTTAGTGCGATTGGTTACTTGCCTCATACTCTCTTTTGGGTCGACTATATTGTTCGTGAGTTGGGAATGACTTTGACGAGTGGCGGTTTCTATTGGGCAGTTTTTGGTATCGGTGCTGCTGTAGGACCAATAGTGACCGGTATATTAGGTGATAGATTCGGGCTCAAAAAAGCACTAGTAGCTGCATTTTCGTGTAAAGCGATCGGGGTAGCACTACCGTTGTTAAGCACCAATGAGATTGCACTTTTTGCGTCATCCTTGCTCGTGGGTATGTTTACCCCCGGCACGGTAACGCTTGTATCAACTTACACCTTAGAAATCGTCGGAACACAGCTCCATACAAAGTCATGGGGAGCAATGACAATGGCTTTTGCTGTTTCGCAAGGAGTGGTTGGCTTTGCTATGGCTCATTATGCCCCACAATTGGCCACTTATAGCGTCCTATTTATGATCAGCGCGAGTGCACTCGTTCTATCGATAGCATGCATTTTGTTTACATCAACCAAACAGCCAACATTAGACACTACTCAAACGAGTTTTTAG
- a CDS encoding MFS transporter, whose translation MNRNVWLLSLCQALLMTGNILLISVIGLIGKQIAPSVGMITLPVALQFLGLMAATIPASLISGKLGRKRGFSIGNVVGISGASLATYALSQQHFYLFCFATFLLGIGIGFGTLYRFAAIEVCDENARHRAISISMAGGVLAAVLGPNLAIMSQQWSQDGLYIGAFASLIGLNILALVILQTIQFPKVSFNSQTPKADPISEIVKAPNFVGAVFAAMVAYAVMNILMTATPLAMIGCGFDFTKAAGVIEWHVLGMFVPAFFTGTLIEKFGSRVMILAGGVLFVLCIAINIHGESIWHFRAALVVLGVGWNFMFISATGLFSQSYQSQNKAKAQALNEFVVFGCVTVTALLSGWLESTAGWQNLNIYVLPFVLAVIVLFAFSARKSRTLKQSV comes from the coding sequence ATGAATAGGAATGTTTGGCTGCTTTCACTGTGTCAGGCTTTGTTGATGACGGGGAACATATTACTGATCTCGGTGATTGGCTTGATAGGCAAACAGATTGCGCCAAGTGTCGGTATGATTACTTTGCCAGTTGCGCTGCAGTTTTTAGGTCTGATGGCCGCGACTATTCCGGCGTCTTTGATTTCGGGTAAGCTAGGGCGAAAGAGAGGGTTTAGCATTGGTAATGTGGTCGGCATCTCAGGGGCGAGCTTGGCAACTTACGCGTTGTCTCAGCAACACTTTTACCTGTTTTGTTTTGCCACCTTCTTACTCGGCATCGGTATTGGTTTTGGTACGCTTTATCGGTTTGCTGCTATTGAGGTGTGTGACGAAAATGCTCGTCACCGTGCGATTTCTATCTCGATGGCGGGTGGCGTCCTTGCTGCTGTACTTGGGCCAAACTTAGCGATCATGTCTCAACAGTGGTCACAAGATGGCTTGTACATTGGCGCGTTCGCTTCGTTAATCGGCCTAAATATCCTCGCACTTGTTATCTTACAAACGATCCAGTTCCCTAAGGTTTCTTTCAATAGCCAAACACCTAAAGCCGATCCCATCAGTGAGATAGTTAAAGCGCCTAATTTTGTTGGTGCGGTGTTTGCCGCCATGGTGGCTTATGCGGTGATGAATATTTTGATGACAGCGACGCCACTTGCAATGATTGGTTGTGGGTTCGACTTTACCAAAGCCGCAGGTGTGATTGAGTGGCACGTGTTAGGGATGTTCGTACCGGCATTTTTTACCGGGACCTTAATTGAAAAATTCGGTTCAAGGGTGATGATTTTAGCGGGTGGGGTGCTGTTTGTGCTTTGTATCGCTATCAACATCCATGGCGAATCTATTTGGCACTTTAGGGCGGCTTTGGTTGTGCTAGGTGTTGGTTGGAACTTCATGTTTATCTCGGCCACGGGTTTATTTAGCCAATCATACCAATCGCAGAATAAAGCCAAAGCTCAAGCATTGAATGAATTTGTGGTATTTGGGTGCGTGACGGTTACGGCGCTGCTCTCTGGCTGGCTAGAGTCGACAGCCGGGTGGCAAAACCTCAACATCTATGTATTACCCTTCGTTCTAGCGGTGATCGTCTTGTTTGCGTTTAGCGCTCGAAAATCTCGTACTTTGAAGCAATCTGTTTAA
- a CDS encoding START domain-containing protein, translating into MEVLRISFLTLIALTSGTGNANVSSYWQFDSNTDGITIHTHEQKNGLVEIRAQMFTPTSYSAFLTLLEDSNNVPNWIDNASHSRVLSQISNTENIVYTQFTAPWPASDRDMVTYSKYWVNDLGFTIEIKDAPETTLAEQSGYIRIHSVSASWTLQKFTNGTTFIEYKAFANPGGLMPDWLMNKLSKQSARATFNNLRTQLPKYQQYSHPQIIE; encoded by the coding sequence ATGGAAGTTTTACGAATTAGTTTTCTCACGTTAATCGCATTAACGTCAGGAACAGGTAACGCAAATGTAAGCAGCTATTGGCAATTTGATAGTAATACTGACGGGATAACCATCCACACTCACGAGCAAAAAAATGGCCTTGTTGAAATCCGAGCACAGATGTTCACGCCAACCAGTTATAGTGCCTTTTTAACTCTATTAGAAGACAGTAACAATGTGCCCAACTGGATCGATAACGCCAGCCACAGCCGGGTTCTCAGTCAAATATCTAATACTGAAAATATCGTCTACACCCAATTCACCGCGCCATGGCCGGCAAGTGATCGTGACATGGTGACTTACTCTAAGTATTGGGTTAATGATCTCGGATTTACTATTGAAATAAAAGATGCCCCAGAGACCACGCTTGCAGAACAGAGTGGTTATATTCGTATCCATTCCGTTAGCGCTAGCTGGACACTGCAAAAGTTCACCAATGGCACTACGTTTATTGAATACAAAGCGTTCGCAAATCCCGGAGGCTTAATGCCAGACTGGTTGATGAATAAATTGTCTAAACAAAGTGCTCGCGCCACTTTTAATAACTTGCGAACACAACTGCCAAAGTACCAGCAATACTCTCACCCTCAGATAATCGAATGA
- a CDS encoding carbohydrate ABC transporter permease: protein MTSSFNWSRAFLYAVLIFFCLFYLMPLFVMVITSFKTLPDIKAGNLMTLPQEWVFGAWDKAWSSACTGVKCEGIKGYFWNSFQMVIPAVLFSTLLGAFNGYVVTKWQFRGSNLFFSLLLFGCFIPFQVILLPMAAVLGKLGLANTTTGLVIVHVIYGMAFTTLFFRNFYIGIPDELVKAAKLDGAGFFTIFFKILLPLSTPIIMVTIIWQFTSIWNDFLFGVVYSGSDTQPITVALNNLVNTSTGVKEYNVDMAAAIIAALPTLVVYVLAGKNFVRGLTAGSVKG from the coding sequence ATGACGTCTTCATTTAATTGGTCTCGTGCTTTTCTCTATGCGGTGTTGATTTTCTTTTGCCTGTTTTATCTGATGCCTCTGTTCGTCATGGTCATCACTTCGTTCAAAACCTTGCCAGATATTAAAGCGGGTAACTTGATGACACTGCCACAAGAGTGGGTGTTTGGGGCTTGGGATAAAGCCTGGTCAAGTGCTTGTACTGGGGTGAAATGTGAGGGGATCAAAGGCTATTTTTGGAACTCGTTCCAAATGGTGATTCCTGCTGTGTTGTTTTCAACATTATTGGGTGCATTTAACGGTTATGTAGTCACGAAATGGCAGTTCAGAGGGTCCAACTTGTTCTTCAGCTTGTTGCTTTTTGGTTGTTTTATTCCGTTCCAAGTTATCTTACTGCCAATGGCGGCAGTGTTAGGTAAGTTAGGACTGGCTAACACCACAACGGGCTTGGTGATTGTGCACGTAATTTACGGTATGGCCTTTACTACTCTATTTTTCCGTAACTTCTACATTGGTATTCCAGACGAGTTAGTCAAAGCAGCTAAGTTGGACGGTGCAGGATTCTTTACTATTTTCTTTAAGATTCTCTTACCGCTTTCAACGCCAATCATCATGGTAACCATTATTTGGCAGTTCACGTCCATTTGGAATGACTTCCTATTTGGCGTGGTCTATTCAGGCTCGGACACTCAACCAATAACGGTCGCATTGAATAACTTGGTAAACACCAGTACCGGAGTTAAAGAATATAACGTAGACATGGCAGCCGCCATTATTGCCGCATTGCCGACATTAGTCGTGTATGTATTGGCAGGTAAGAATTTTGTGCGCGGTTTGACCGCAGGCTCAGTGAAGGGATAA
- a CDS encoding carbohydrate ABC transporter permease: MERIVTISTTRSAPKKSFADRLQNWLPKIVLAPTMLVTVVCIYGYIFWTAALSMTNSRFLPSFKFVGFAQYEKLMENDRWITSITNLAIFGVLFLIIAIALGVFLAIFLDQNIRQEGAIRTIYLYPMALSFIVTGTAWKWILNPGLGIEKMVHDWGFTDFKFDWLVNSEMSIYTLVIAAIWQSSGFVMAMFLAGLRGIDSSIIKAAQIDGASLPKIYLKIILPCLRPVVFSAVIITSHIAIKSFDLVTALTSGGPGYSSDLPALFMYSHTFTRGQIGLGSASAMVMLAGILAILVPYLYSELREKK; encoded by the coding sequence ATGGAGCGTATTGTGACTATATCGACTACTCGCTCAGCACCTAAAAAAAGCTTCGCTGACCGGTTGCAAAACTGGCTGCCGAAAATCGTTCTTGCACCCACTATGTTAGTGACTGTGGTGTGTATTTACGGGTATATTTTTTGGACTGCTGCGTTATCAATGACAAACTCGCGTTTTTTACCAAGTTTTAAGTTTGTTGGCTTTGCACAATACGAAAAGCTAATGGAAAACGACCGCTGGATCACGTCGATTACTAATCTCGCGATCTTTGGTGTGTTGTTCTTAATTATCGCGATTGCACTTGGTGTGTTTCTGGCCATTTTTTTGGATCAGAATATTCGACAAGAGGGTGCAATTCGAACCATTTATCTCTACCCAATGGCGTTGTCATTCATTGTGACGGGTACGGCTTGGAAGTGGATTCTAAACCCAGGTCTTGGCATTGAGAAAATGGTGCACGACTGGGGTTTTACCGACTTTAAATTCGATTGGCTCGTCAACTCTGAAATGTCTATCTATACCTTGGTTATTGCGGCTATATGGCAATCATCAGGCTTTGTTATGGCGATGTTTCTCGCAGGCTTACGTGGTATCGACTCTTCGATCATCAAAGCGGCGCAAATTGATGGCGCGAGCTTACCAAAAATTTATTTAAAAATCATTTTGCCTTGCTTACGCCCAGTGGTATTTAGTGCGGTGATCATTACCTCTCATATTGCGATTAAGAGTTTCGATTTAGTGACAGCATTAACCTCAGGTGGACCTGGTTATTCTTCAGATTTACCCGCCTTGTTTATGTACTCACATACCTTTACTCGTGGCCAAATTGGCCTAGGTTCAGCCAGTGCTATGGTGATGTTAGCCGGTATATTGGCGATTTTGGTTCCTTATCTTTATTCCGAACTTAGGGAGAAAAAATGA
- a CDS encoding ABC transporter substrate-binding protein, whose amino-acid sequence MNMNKTLLSISLLAASSFAQAGEVEVLHWWTSGGEAKSIAVLKDMLEEEGHSWKDFAVAGGGGESAMTVLKTRAVSGNPPSAAQIKGHDIQEWGGLGFLTNLDDVAKQGGWDEAVPSMVTDIMKWDGEYVAVPVNVHRVNWLWANPEVLEKSGVSVPTTLDEFFVAGDKIKAAGFIPLAHGGQPWQDATVFEAVALDVLGSEDYVKAFVDLDMDVLSGPKMVEVFTKFQRIHDYIDSNSPGRDWNVATSMVINGEAAMQIMGDWAKGEFTAAGKMPGKDFICAPAPGTAGQFTHNVDSFAFFELKDPENIKAQKALAATILDKKFQEVFNLNKGSIPVRLDMDMSKFDSCALDAMATFKSTAKTGDFVPSMAHGMSTTSYAQGAIFDVVTNFFNDPKADPAEAAKTLAKAVKSAM is encoded by the coding sequence ATGAATATGAATAAAACCCTACTAAGCATCTCCCTTCTTGCCGCTTCTTCTTTCGCTCAAGCAGGCGAAGTTGAAGTTCTCCACTGGTGGACATCTGGTGGTGAGGCGAAATCTATTGCAGTTCTTAAGGATATGCTAGAAGAAGAAGGCCACAGCTGGAAAGATTTTGCGGTAGCTGGTGGTGGTGGCGAAAGTGCCATGACAGTATTAAAAACTCGTGCAGTTTCTGGCAACCCTCCGTCGGCGGCACAGATTAAAGGCCATGACATTCAAGAGTGGGGTGGCTTAGGTTTCCTTACTAATCTTGATGACGTTGCAAAACAAGGCGGTTGGGACGAAGCGGTACCAAGCATGGTGACAGACATCATGAAATGGGATGGCGAGTATGTGGCGGTTCCTGTCAACGTTCACCGTGTTAACTGGTTATGGGCAAACCCAGAAGTACTCGAGAAGTCGGGCGTATCAGTACCAACAACACTTGATGAGTTCTTTGTTGCCGGTGACAAAATTAAAGCTGCTGGATTTATTCCGTTGGCGCATGGTGGTCAACCTTGGCAAGACGCGACCGTATTTGAAGCCGTTGCACTCGATGTATTAGGTTCAGAAGACTACGTAAAAGCGTTTGTAGATCTTGATATGGACGTGCTGTCTGGCCCGAAAATGGTTGAAGTATTCACTAAGTTCCAACGTATCCATGACTACATTGATAGCAACTCGCCAGGACGTGACTGGAACGTTGCAACCTCGATGGTTATCAATGGTGAAGCAGCAATGCAAATCATGGGTGACTGGGCGAAAGGTGAATTTACGGCGGCAGGAAAAATGCCGGGTAAAGATTTCATCTGTGCTCCTGCGCCGGGTACTGCGGGTCAGTTTACTCATAACGTAGACAGCTTTGCGTTCTTTGAGTTAAAAGATCCAGAGAACATTAAAGCTCAAAAAGCATTGGCCGCGACCATTCTTGACAAGAAATTCCAAGAAGTCTTCAACTTAAACAAAGGTTCTATTCCTGTACGTCTAGATATGGATATGTCTAAGTTTGATTCATGTGCGTTAGACGCAATGGCAACCTTTAAATCTACCGCTAAAACGGGTGACTTTGTGCCAAGTATGGCGCATGGCATGTCAACAACAAGCTACGCTCAAGGCGCTATCTTTGACGTTGTCACTAACTTCTTTAACGATCCAAAAGCCGATCCAGCAGAAGCCGCTAAGACACTGGCAAAAGCCGTGAAATCAGCTATGTAA
- a CDS encoding ATP-binding protein yields the protein MLKLRWPRSLVGRTLWLTLLAVAVAQGIATMIWYSQSKSRELEGIRSASSSMATMFASTVNFFQSLPLEYRHIVLDQIRNMGGTRFFVSFNDEHLTIEPIKSSPLKEASIGAVKTVLAQKLPKAHHISVEFSRPDKLRILKNDIYLSDLPKSWAHHTLTLQPINPPILVVQIELAADEWLYIAALLPAPYVSLEDEILGTDQLIFLFFSTSLLLLLTYLMIRRQVKPLKRLAQAANDLSLNIDQAPLVEEGASELVTATRAFNRMQLRINRYITDRETLFSAISHDLKTPITRLRLRTELLESDAKREKFSQDLNDLEMMVKGALQCVRETDIHENTEWVDLNDMLASIAESHNHKQLNVVLPTDKIPPLWVKPLAIKRVLTNLIDNGVKYGNKVRVFAYDNDTGLELIVLDEGSGIPEDKLETVFEPYYRLAKDSDGHGLGLGISRSIVHAHGGDLIIYNSINGGLEAKVLIPHDLDD from the coding sequence ATGCTTAAATTGCGCTGGCCTCGCTCATTGGTTGGTCGAACGCTTTGGCTGACCTTGCTGGCGGTTGCGGTCGCTCAGGGGATAGCGACGATGATTTGGTACTCACAATCGAAAAGTCGTGAACTTGAAGGTATCCGCTCTGCGTCTTCAAGTATGGCGACTATGTTTGCCTCCACCGTGAACTTCTTCCAATCACTGCCTCTTGAGTATCGTCACATAGTCTTGGATCAGATCCGTAATATGGGCGGAACGCGCTTTTTCGTTTCATTTAATGATGAACACCTTACGATCGAGCCGATTAAAAGTTCACCTCTAAAAGAGGCTTCAATCGGTGCGGTAAAAACGGTCCTGGCTCAGAAGTTGCCAAAAGCGCATCACATTAGTGTGGAATTCTCTCGGCCAGATAAGTTAAGAATACTGAAAAATGACATTTATTTAAGTGATTTACCCAAGTCATGGGCTCACCATACATTAACTTTACAGCCGATCAATCCACCAATATTAGTGGTACAAATTGAATTGGCTGCAGATGAATGGCTATATATCGCCGCATTATTGCCCGCACCCTATGTGAGCTTAGAAGATGAAATTCTAGGTACCGATCAACTGATCTTTCTGTTTTTCTCTACGTCGTTATTATTGCTATTAACCTACTTGATGATCCGGCGGCAGGTGAAGCCACTTAAGCGTTTAGCACAAGCGGCAAACGACTTGAGCCTAAATATCGATCAAGCGCCTTTGGTGGAAGAGGGGGCGTCGGAGCTAGTGACGGCAACTCGAGCATTTAACCGAATGCAGCTGCGTATTAATCGCTATATTACCGATAGAGAAACGCTTTTTTCGGCTATTTCACATGATCTCAAAACGCCGATTACTCGCTTGAGGTTGCGAACGGAGTTGCTCGAAAGTGACGCTAAGCGCGAAAAATTCAGTCAAGATTTAAATGATCTTGAAATGATGGTTAAAGGGGCACTTCAGTGTGTAAGAGAAACCGACATTCATGAGAACACTGAATGGGTCGATCTCAACGACATGCTGGCAAGCATTGCCGAGAGCCACAACCACAAGCAACTTAATGTTGTGCTGCCAACAGATAAAATCCCACCTTTGTGGGTTAAACCGTTAGCGATAAAGCGTGTGCTGACGAATCTGATAGATAACGGCGTAAAATATGGCAATAAAGTCAGAGTCTTTGCCTATGATAACGACACCGGGCTTGAATTGATTGTTCTTGATGAAGGCTCGGGTATCCCAGAAGACAAACTCGAAACGGTATTTGAACCGTATTACCGCTTAGCAAAAGACTCTGACGGACACGGTTTAGGCTTAGGTATTAGCCGTAGTATCGTGCATGCACACGGCGGAGATCTCATTATTTACAATTCTATTAACGGTGGTTTAGAGGCTAAGGTCTTGATACCACACGATCTTGATGACTAA
- a CDS encoding response regulator, with translation MQAKTHILVVDDDSEIRELLEEYLSKLGFRVSTVEDGVALDLHIAEHSYPDLILLDVMLPGEDGFALCQKIRKHSNVPIIMLTAVSEETDQIIGLEIGADDYIAKPFSPRQLIARIKALLRRVHVNEEEPNSGLPRRVLFGHWQLDTLSHQAINSESDEVVELSGSDFTLLMLFLSHPNEILDRDTISHATRGREAMPFERGIDVQLSRLRHRFGNDGSKFIKTMRGNGYMFTALVTFEH, from the coding sequence ATGCAGGCAAAAACCCATATCTTAGTGGTAGATGACGACAGTGAAATTCGAGAACTTCTAGAAGAATATTTGTCTAAATTGGGCTTTCGTGTCTCTACGGTTGAAGATGGAGTGGCGCTTGATCTTCATATAGCCGAGCATAGTTATCCGGATTTAATCTTACTTGATGTGATGTTACCGGGTGAAGATGGCTTTGCTCTGTGTCAGAAAATTCGTAAACACTCCAATGTCCCTATTATCATGCTCACCGCTGTTTCTGAAGAAACGGATCAAATCATTGGTCTCGAAATTGGGGCAGACGATTACATTGCTAAACCTTTTAGCCCGCGGCAGCTCATTGCTAGAATAAAAGCGCTATTACGTCGGGTGCATGTCAATGAAGAAGAGCCGAACTCGGGCCTACCTCGACGAGTTTTGTTTGGTCATTGGCAACTCGATACGTTATCTCACCAAGCCATTAACAGTGAGTCTGACGAAGTGGTAGAGCTCTCGGGTAGTGACTTTACTTTGTTGATGTTGTTTTTATCTCACCCTAATGAAATCCTAGATCGAGACACCATTTCACATGCCACTCGCGGCCGTGAGGCGATGCCGTTTGAGCGCGGTATTGATGTGCAACTTAGCCGATTACGACATCGTTTTGGTAATGATGGCAGCAAATTCATTAAAACGATGCGCGGTAATGGCTATATGTTTACCGCGTTAGTTACCTTTGAGCATTAA